A genomic window from Sceloporus undulatus isolate JIND9_A2432 ecotype Alabama chromosome 9, SceUnd_v1.1, whole genome shotgun sequence includes:
- the INTS5 gene encoding integrator complex subunit 5, with amino-acid sequence MSALCDPPAAAVVGPAGPSSSSSPRPVAGPASLSSQELAQEIKAFLSGIDPVHGNKLTIKEHARCGILLLRSLPPARSAVLDHLRGVFDEYVCTYLLELESSESGMGSIRSQGPNLDDVVQEIQAVLSDFIHMNPKAWAALVSAWSIDLMGQLSSKYAGRHGVPHASSLNELLQLWMSCKATRTLMEIYTQCLSSMISTCPDACVDALLDTSVQHSPHFDWVVAHIGSSFPNTIINRVLSCGLKDFCMHGTASADLLLFPSTTATDKRVPKIASVVGILGHLASRHSESIKQELLRMFHGSLGPTWDQQQKATVPFLLQLAVMSPTLLGTISVELVDSLKPGVLNQLHQHFALLPREDLENMVSIVVHLICQTSEGAYRTLQFLINTAMPASVITTPCLAVHDSVREACDRIIQLLLLNLQKLVYNRGSASLAEAPPRIVPFLDELKGHVQELCIETLRLERKRFLWQHQLLVLLSVYCTPSCASEALFYLLTLAKGQEELSLATQLYAVLGSCMSDLLPATVKKCVCQIHAGGLSEQHTAQLFQNLAMIIQWEGEGPASMSHQLGQAVSSHIYDFGQLLLHHNPEVAQAASLLLSVCPMPKAIRPAHLLFLIRSAVHHFFLVLHCKCPTGISYGSRLLCCLSGASLTASKAILQYLVEGALHLSKAELFGGVSEPPSVVNDNILEGAKLSLLDINRRFMTAVNFSGSVWSVFHAGVIGRGLKPPHTSHHRELEEISYNIQTFVGLLLQCCGVGRYSKEPAQHVAVNPEAAKTVAVVLVETICPDVTNSELAWPPEEHTRNTVERDIQIGRSFRDNPLLFQLLHLVAAGRPALCYCSVLLRGLMATLMAHWEASRENDTTSSPWHLQASCDLVACMGEGHLLPTVLSNMHEIFDQLAPFEVHLLLLSVWDYMHDNSPLPQKFTFDASTGLFFRDFSRDTDVGKYLCVLHSVLHKNIDRLGLLSGRFHT; translated from the exons ATGTCGGCCCTGTGTGACCCCCCGGCGGCGGCGGTGGTGGGGCCTgcggggccctcctcctcctccagccccaggCCAGTGGCCGGCCCCGCGTCGCTCAG TTCCCAAGAACTTGCCCAGGAGATCAAGGCCTTCCTTAGTGGCATAGACCCTGTGCATGGCAACAAGCTCACCATTAAAGAACATGCCCGGtgcggcattttgctgctgcgCAGCCTGCCACCTGCCCGCAGCGCAGTCCTGGACCACCTACGGGGGGTCTTTGATGAGTACGTATGCACCTACTTGCTGGAACTGGAAAGCAGTGAAAGTGGCATGGGCTCTATCCGCTCCCAGGGTCCCAACCTGGATGATGTGGTACAAGAGATCCAAGCTGTGCTGTCTGACTTTATCCACATGAACCCCAAGGCTTGGGCAGCCTTGGTCTCAGCCTGGTCCATTGATCTGATGGGGCAGCTGAGTAGTAAGTATGCTGGCCGGCATGGCGTGCCCCATGCCAGCAGCCTTAATGAACTGCTGCAACTCTGGATGTCTTGCAAAGCCACACGGACACTGATGGAGATCTACACCCAGTGCCTCTCCTCGATGATCAGCACCTGTCCAGATGCCTGTGTAGATGCTCTCTTGGATACCTCTGTCCAGCACTCACCTCACTTTGACTGGGTGGTGGCCCACATTGGCTCTTCCTTCCCCAACACAATCATCAACCGTGTGCTTTCCTGTGGGCTAAAGGACTTCTGCATGCATGGAACGGCTTCAGCcgatctcctccttttccctagCACCACAGCCACTGATAAGAGAGTGCCCAAGATTGCCTCAGTGGTGGGCATCCTGGGCCATCTGGCCTCTCGTCACTCAGAGAGCATCAAGCAAGAGTTGCTCAGGATGTTTCATGGGAGCCTAGGTCCCACGTGGGACCAGCAACAGAAGGCTACTGTGCCCTTTTTGTTGCAGTTGGCTGTCATGTCCCCTACTCTGCTGGGCACTATCTCAGTTGAGCTGGTGGACTCCCTAAAGCCAGGTGTCCTCAACCAACTGCACCAACATTTTGCTTTGCTGCCTCGGGAAGATCTGGAAAACATGGTCAGCATTGTGGTGCATCTCATCTGCCAGACTTCTGAAGGTGCCTACCGGACCCTGCAGTTCCTTATCAACACAGCTATGCCAGCATCTGTCATCACTACCCCATGCTTGGCTGTTCACGATAGTGTACGGGAGGCTTGCGATCGCATCATTCAGCTCCTCCTTCTTAACCTTCAGAAGCTGGTGTACAACCGGGGTTCAGCCAGCTTGGCTGAAGCTCCTCCCCGCATTGTGCCTTTTTTGGATGAGCTCAAGGGCCATGTGCAGGAGCTTTGTATAGAGACGCTGCGACTGGAACGGAAGCGGTTTCTGTGGCAACACCAGCTGCTTGTCCTCCTTTCTGTTTACTGCACCCCAAGCTGTGCTAGTGAGGCCCTCTTTTATCTCCTGACTCTGGCTAAAGGGCAAGAAGAGCTGAGCTTAGCCACACAGCTCTATGCTGTACTTGGTTCTTGCATGAGTGACCTCCTGCCTGCCACAGTCAAGAAATGTGTCTGCCAGATTCATGCTGGGGGCCTCTCTGAGCAGCACACAGCCCAGCTGTTCCAAAACCTGGCAATGATCATACAGTGGGAAGGAGAAGGTCCTGCCTCTATGAGCCATCAACTGGGCCAGGCTGTCTCCTCGCATATTTATGACTTTGGCCAGCTCCTGTTGCACCACAATCCTGAGGTTGCTCAGGCGGCCTCTTTGCTTCTTTCTGTCTGCCCCATGCCAAAGGCAATCAGGCCAGctcaccttctcttcctcatccGTTCCGCTGTGCACCACTTCTTCCTGGTACTGCATTGCAAATGTCCCACAGGCATCAGCTATGGAAGCCGTCTCCTTTGCTGCCTGAGTGGAGCATCGCTCACTGCCAGCAAGGCCATCCTCCAGTACTTGGTGGAAGGAGCCCTCCATCTCAGTAAAGCTGAGCTTTTTGGGGGAGTGTCTGAGCCTCCTTCTGTTGTGAATGATAACATTCTGGAAGGAGCCAAACTCTCTCTACTGGACATTAACCGGCGCTTTATGACGGCAGTGAACTTCTCAGGCAGTGTGTGGTCAGTGTTCCATGCTGGGGTGATTGGCCGGGGCTTAAAGCCACCCCACACCTCCCACCACCGAGAACTGGAGGAGATTTCCTACAACATTCAGACCTTTGTTGGCTTATTGCTGCAGTGTTGTGGAGTGGGGCGCTACAGCAAAGAGCCTGCCCAGCATGTTGCTGTAAATCCAGAGGCAGCAAAGACTGTGGCAGTCGTCCTCGTGGAGACCATCTGCCCAGATGTCACCAACAGTGAGCTGGCGTGGCCTCCTGAGGAGCACACGCGCAACACGGTGGAGCGGGACATTCAAATTGGGCGGTCTTTTCGGGACAATCCCCTCCTCTTCCAACTGCTGCATCTGGTGGCAGCTGGACGGCCAGCCTTGTGCTATTGCTCAGTGCTGCTCCGTGGCCTCATGGCAACTCTCATGGCACACTGGGAAGCTTCACGAGAGAATGACACCACCAGCTCCCCCTGGCATTTGCAGGCCTCTTGTGACCTGGTGGCTTGCATGGGGGAAGGTCACCTCCTCCCGACTGTCCTAAGTAACATGCATGAAATCTTTGACCAACTGGCCCCTTTTGAAGTCCACCTCTTGCTGCTCAGTGTCTGGGACTACATGCATGACAACAGCCCCTTGCCACAGAAGTTCACCTTTGATGCCAGCACTGGGCTCTTCTTCCGAGACTTTTCCAGAGATACTGATGTTGGCAAATACCTTTGTGTTTTACACAGTGTCCTTCATAAGAACATTGATCGTCTCGGACTTCTTTCAGGTCGATTCCATACCTAA